In the Buchnera aphidicola (Thelaxes suberi) genome, CCTCCTATTATTATTCCTGATACAATAGATCCTATTAATTTACTAAATTTATTACGTACAGCAAGAGGTAATTTTGTAATTGTTACTAATGAATTTGGGATAGTTCAAGGATTAGTTACGCCTTTAGATATATTAGAAGCTATAGCAGGTGAATTTCCTGATGCTGACGAAACTCCAGATATTATATTTGAAGGTAATAATAGTTGGTTGGTTAAGGGATCTACAGATTTACATTCTTTAGAACAACATTTAAAGAATGATTTATTTCTTAATAAAAACAAAATTTTTACATCACTTGCTGGTTTATTAATAGCTCAAAAAGGTCGGTTACCAGTAACCGGAGAAGTAATTCATATTTCTCCTTTTTCTTTTCATATTATTGCAGCAACAACATATCGTATTAATTTAGTACGAATCATAAAAAATAATTTTTAAAAAAATAATTATTTTGTTTAATCAAATAGAATCTTGTTTGAATTATAAAATTTAATTAATTTCATGAGATATAACTTAATTTGAAAAGTAAAATCAAAATTCTTACAATAGATGCTTCTTTTGAAGAATGTTCAGTTGCATTATTTAATTGTGGAATATATCAACAAATTAATCAAATATGTATAAAAAATCATACTAAAATTTTAATTCCTATGATTGATACTATTTTAAAAAACAATACAGTTACAGTAAATCAATTAAATTTAATTGCTTTTTCAAGAGGACCTGGAAATTTTTCCAGTATAAGAATTGTAAATAGCATTGTTCAAGGGTTATCCATAGCTTATGATATTCCTATATTAGGAGTATCAACATTAAAAATTATAGCAGAACATTATTGGAAAAAAAAAAATCAAACAGTAAGAAAATTTATTGTTTGCATGCACGCAAATTCTACAACAGCTTATTTAGGAAAATATATTCGATCAGAATCAAATGTATGGAACACATGTTATTCCGATCGATTAATAAAAAAATGTGATATTAAATCAATTATTATCAATAATAACGCAAATTTTTTTTATATCGGAAATGTATGGAGTAATAATTTTTCTGACATACATTCCATGAATAAAGAAGTATATACAATTAAACCTTATGCAATTGACATTATTCCAATTGCATTATTATATTTTCAAAATAATATAACATCATTGATGTCAAAAAATATATTCCCTAATTATATAAATAATTTCATTTAAAATATTTTATTATTAATGATTACATTATTCTGGTAATACTATATTTAATTCTAATATAAAAATATCTTTATTTTTTTTATCAAATTGTATTTTTACCATATTGGAATCAATTTTTACATACTTACATATCACTTTCATTATTTCATGTTTTAATTGAGGAAGGTATTTTGGTTCAATATTATTTTTTCTATTTTCTGCGACAATAATTTGTAATCTTTTTTTAGCTATACTTGCAGCTGTAGTTTTTTTTCTTGATATAAAAAAATCTAACAATGACATAAATTATCCTCCAAATAATCGCCTTAAAAAACTTTTTTTTTCTTCTTTAATAAATCTAAGAGGGCAATTTTTTCCCAATAATCTATTAACAGTATCAGAATAAGCTTGCCCTGATTGAGATGTCTTGTCTAAAATTATAGGTATACCCTGATTGGAAGATTTTAAAATAAAATTATCTTCTGGAATTACTCCGATTATTGGAGTATGTAAAATATCTGATACATCTTCTATACTTAACATTTCTCCTTTTGCTACTCTAGTAGGATTATATCTTGTTATTAGAATATTTTCTTTAACTGGTAATTCATTATTTTTTGCACGCTTTGTTTTAGAAGAAAGCATTCCTAATATTCGATCTGAATCACGTACAGAAGAAACTTCAGGATTAGTAGTAATAATTGCTTCATCTGCAAAATAAATAGCTGATAATGCTCCATTTTCAATTCCTGCCGGAGAATCACATATTATAAATTCAAAACCTTTATCTAATAATTCTTGTAATACAAAATATACTCCAGACTGTGTTAAAGATTCTTTATCTCGAGTCTGAGATGCTGGTAATATAAATAAATTTTCTGTTCTTTTATCCTTAATCAATGCTTGATTTAAAGTAGCTTCTTTTTGTATAACATTGACAAAATCATATACTACTCTACGTTCACACCCCATTATTAAATCTAAATTACGCAAACCTATATCAAAATCAATTACAACTGTCTTTTTTCCCTTTAAAGCTAGACCTGTTGCAATAGATGCGCTAGAAGTTGTTTTTCCTACTCCTCCTTTACCTGAAGTAATCACTATAATACGAGATGAATCCATAAACTGTTCCTCTTACTTATGCATCTATTTTAATGAAGTTTCGCAATATTTAATATTTTACTATTTAAAAAAAAACGAACACCTTTACCAATTAATTCTAATGGTATTTTATCCATTAACCAATATTCTCCGGCAATAGAAACTAATTCTGCGAAAATTTTTGTACAAAAAATTTGACAGTTTTGATTTCCGTCAGCTCCTGCTAATACTCTACCTCTCAACGCCCCATATATATGAACATTGCCATTAGAAACAATTTCAGCGCCAGCACTAACATTATTTATAATAACTAAATCAGAATCAGGGGCATAAATTTTTTGACCTGATCGTATTGGAGTATTAATGATGCATTGTTTTTTTTTTATTTTAATATTATCGGTTGTGTTGTTTAAATGATAGAAATCAGTTTTTTTTTTTTCGTTATAAAATGAAAAAAAATTATTTTGATAATATTTTTTTAATTTATTTATTTCAGAAAATATCGGAATTCCTGAATTGATAATTTTTTTTGTTAAATTATCGTCAGTAGAACCTAAAAATCCTATTATTTTTAACTGAAACGATTGAAGTATTTTTTTTATTTTTAGCCAATTCACTGTATGAGATAAATAATTTACATTCAATACAACAGCAGAAGAATTAAAGAAATATGGAAATTTTTTAATTTTCTTCTTTAATTCTATATTTACTAATTCGGTATTTTCACTGTATATACACAATACTAACAAAGTAAAATTTTGTCCTTTAAATTCAATAATTTTATTATTCATAATTTATTAACTCAAAAATTTTTAAAAATATTTAAATTTAATTTTTAAAATATTAAATATATTGTACAGGAATATTTTTTATTAATAAAAATAATTATTTTTAAAATAATTCATTTTTATTACAATTGATATATTATTATTAAATAATATTATTATAAATTTTTTATTATTAAATTATAAACTTTTTTTATGAATTGTTAAATCTGCTATTATATGATTATTTAATAAAAAAGATAAGGGTAAGTGCGTGATTTTTAATTTAAATAGTACTAGTGAAGTGATTTTTCATGTAAAAAAATATTTTTTTAATAAAAATATTTTAATAACTGGTTTTATAGAAGATGATATTAGTAATTATTTAACAGCAAATAACATAACAATTTCTGTTGCAAAGTATGATTTATGGCTGTTTCATAAAAATAATTCTACAGGATCAATTTATTTTAGAACAAAATTACATAAAAATTTTTTAAAAAAAAAAAATGTTGTAATCTATTTTTGGAATAAAAATAAAAAAGAATCTATTTTTGATTTAATGTACTTATTATCTAATTTATCAATTAATACACAAATATTTTTAATAGGAAAAAATACTAGCGGTATTAATACTTCAATTAATATTTTCAATAAATGGATGACGTTAAAAAAAATTAAATTTATGCGGAAATGCTCTCTTTTTTATGGAAAAAATTTTAAAAAATACGAGTTCCATTTACATAATTTTTATAGTAAATATTGCTGGAAAAATATTTTTATTTATTCACTTCCAGGAGTTTTTGGATATAGCAAAGTAGATGAAGGAACAAAATTATTAATTGATTCATTACAAAATATTAAAAAGAAAAAAGTATTAGATTTATGTTGCGGATCTGGAATAGTTTCTATTTTTATTTTAAAAAATTTTAATAATATACAATTAACAGCTTGTGATAATCATAAAAATGCTATAATAAGTTGTAGAATAAATTTTTGTATTAATAAAGTTTATGGGAAGATTATATCTAGTGATCTATATTCAAATATTAAAAGTAAATTTGACTTAATTATTACTAACCCTCCTTATCATACAGATTTATCATATAATTTGTTAATGATTCGTAAAATTATTTTAAAATCTAGTAATTATTTAACATCTACTGGTCAATTAATGGTTGTTTTAAACAAAAGCATAAATATAAAACCAATACTACATACATTTATTCAAAACTATGTAATAACAAAACATAATAATAATTATATAGTATATACTATACAAAAAAAATTTTTTTTATACCCAGAGCGGGAATTGAACCCGCAAAGCTGTTAAGCCGAGGGATTTTAAGTCCCTTGTGTTTACCAATTTCACCATCCGGGCATATATCATAAATACAATTATTATAGTTTGTAACAAGGCGCATCCCGGAATTGAACCGGGTTAAACGGATTTGCAATCCGCTGCATAACCATTCTGCCAAAGCGCCAATAATACTTTAAATTAATATTATAATTATAAAATTTTTTTATAAAATTATCAATAAATTTATTACTACTTTATAAAAAAAAATTATGTTTTATGTAAAAGTTTATATATTACTTAAGAATAAAAATTATTTCTTGTTTTTTGATATTATATATATTATTATTTAAATATAATATTTAGAATTTCCTAAATATAAAGGAGGAGTGGCCGAGTGGTTTAAGGCAGCGGTCTTGAAAACCGCCGATGATAACATCATCCGAGAGTTCGAATCCCTCCTCCTCCAATAAACTTTAATCTTAAATAAATTTTTTATTAATAATTTTATTTAATTATATTATTTTATAATAAATTTTTTTCATTTAAATTAAAATTAAAGCTCTTTTTCCAATAATTACTTCTCCTATAAATGTTTTACCATTTTTTAAAGTTACAACCACTTTTTCTCCTAATTTTGCATTATTTAAAGCTTTTCCTTCTAAAACAATGCTAAATGAAGATCCTTTTATTACACATAATAATTGTTGATTTTTGTGAACTGATTGATCTTTCCCCATAATTTTATTAAAAATTGGAGCGAAAATATCAGGTATATAATTACTTATTTTATTTTCAATAATACTTTTATCTAAATTTAATTTAGAATCCAAAAATTTATAATTTGTGTGCTTATCAATACCAATTTTTTTTAAATCACTTTCTTCTGTTAATTTACTGGTATTCAAAAAATCATATTGTTTAAAGTGATTAAATGCAATTTGTGCATTCTCATTAAAATAATAAAAATTATGTGTTTTTTTATAGAAATTATCATAGTGCAGATTTTGATTTATTACAGAATCATTTGAATGATAAGAATTTTTCCATTTATGAACCAATGAATGAAACATTGATTTCATATTTTGTACATAATTAATAGTTTTATCCTGTGAAGGAATTAATGCTTTTTTATTAATTACGTTAAATCCTACAATTAATGTAATTATTATAATTAAAAATAAGAATACTTTTTTATATTTCATACGTTAAACTCGATTTAGTCTTTATATTAAGAATAAAAAAATGTGTTTTAATGATGTAAAATATGCACTATTAATAATACCAATTATTATATCTAAAAACTAGTAATGTACACAGACTTATTATTTTAATAGAAAATTATTTTTTATTTTTTTATAAATAAAAATAAAAATATAAAAAAAATTAATTTTTTTGTTTACAAAATAGTTTGTTAATGTTAAATAAAAAAATAATATTTATTAATTATGTATAAATTACATACGTTTATTACTGCTATTTTATTTTAAAATAAAAAAAAATAAAAATAAAATTTTATAAAAATTTAAATTGAAAGAGGTGAATATGTCATTATTTGGTATTGAAAAAGAACTAAATTTTTTACAACAAAAATTAAATTTAAGAAGTTTACAAGAAGAACTAATTGCTTCAAACATAGCTAATGTCAATACTCCAGGTTATAAAGCACGTAGAATAGATTTTAAGCATGAATTAAAAAAAATTATTAATAATAATATTAAATTTAACAAACCCTTAAATACAATAAAACCAAAAAAATACTGTAATTTGAAAAATATTCATGATTTAATAAAACCCGATATATATTTTTCAAATCAAAATAAAAATCAAATAGGAAATACAGTTAATATGGATGAAGAACGTATAAATTTTGTTAAAAATAGTTTAAAATATCAAGAAGAAATTGCTATTCTAAATAAAAAAATAAAAAATATACAGTTAGTATTAACATAAAATAAATTTTTAATTAAAATAAAATAAGTAGAATAATTTTATACTTTGTTAAAAAGGTAATTAACTTTATGTCTTTATTTAATGTAATGAATATTGCAAGCTCTGCATTAAAAACACAATCTAATATTATGAAAATTACTGCAGAAAACTTGGCTAATGTTAATACTATTATTCAACAACATGGAAGAAAAATACCATATAGATCAAAAAAAATAATTATTAAGTTTAACCCTAGTTACGAAGCAAAAATAATTCAAAACAATTATAAAAATATAGGAGGTATAAAATCACACATAGTAGAAAATCCATTATCGAAAAAATTAGTATATAATCCTCATCATCCATTATCAGATGCAAAAGGATATGTTCTTAGTTCTGACGTAGATATTATAGCTGAAAACATTAATGCTATGGAAGCAGCTCGTAATTATGAATCAAATATAGAAATGTTAAATACAGTAAAAACAATGATACTTAAAACTTTAACCATAGGTCAGTAAAAACACGGAGTAAAGTAATATATGGTTATTAATATAGCAGATTATTTTCCCCTATTAAGCTCTTTCCCTATACCTCAAAACCCTTATTCTAAAAATTATAATTTTGGTATTCCTTTTATTGACAATAGTAATATTGTTGTAAAATCGTTATTTGGTTTTATAAATGGAGGAGGAAGTAGGCTTCCTAATCCTACTTCGCCATATTTTGTATTAAATAACCGAGAAACATCATTTAAAAAAAAACATCGTGATATAAAAAAAACGTTACAAAATGTAAAAGATTCTATTAAAGTTATGGAACAATATATAAAAGTACGAGATAGTCAAAATATTAATACAAAAGCTACGCTTCCTATATATAATAATTTTTCAACAAATACAAAAATTATAATGATGCCTAGTGACGAGGTCATATTCAAAAAAGCTGCTAATTTTTTAAAAATAGGATACCAATTATCAGATTCAGTAGATTCTATTTTTATTAGAATAGCAAAAAAAAATAATGAAGCTATAGTTTACAAAAAGATAAAACCACTATATATTGGAATGCATTTTTTTAATTGGGATGGAAAAGATGCATCAGGAAACGTCGTCAATCCAGGGTTATATAATATAAAAATTTTTGCTAAAAAAGGTGACAATATTTATTCAATACAACCCCTTGTATCAAAAGACGCAATGCGATTAAATTAATTATTGTTATTTTAAACCAAACATTATTATAAAAAATTTTGTGTTGTATGTTTAATAAATCATTTAAATTTTTTTTTAAAAAAGGATAATATATGTCATATTTGTCAAATGCAAGCGGCATAAATGCTGCCATGTCTAGTATAGATACGATTGGTAAAAATTTATCCAACATTGACATTCCTGGATTTAAAAGTGAAGTATTGCCATTTTATGATCTTGTTCCGAATGATTATGAGCATAATTCATCGGTTGGAATGGGTTCTATGACTGGAGAAAAAACTTATAATTTTGATACAGGTCCGCATTTTAAAACAAATAGAGCATTGGATTCTGCTATTGTTTCAAACGGTTTTTTTAGATTAAAAGATGCAAATAACAAGTTGTTTTATAGTAAAAATGGACACTTTTTATTAGATAAAAAACAAAATCTAGTCAATTCAAATGGTTTATATGTCACTGGATATGATTTAACTACTCCAGTATTAAATTTTAAAAAAACAAATCCTATTAACTTAAGTAAAATGATCAAACTTCCTGGTGAGCCTACAAACGTTATTGCAGTAAAAACCCAGATTAATGCTTCTGATCCTATAAAATTTACTGATAAATTTGATCCCTTTGATTCGACAACGTTCAATAGAATGTTGCCTATGTCTGCTTATGATGAAAATGGAGAAAAATATGATTTTAATTTATATTTAATAAAAAAAACTCCAACAATATGGAAAATACATTCTGTATTAAAAAATCATCGTGTTTATAATAAGGAATTTATAGTACAATTTAACCCAAAAGATGGAAAAATTATTTCTAAACCTTATGATACAATTTTATTTAATAAATTTGGATCGCCAAAAACTCAACAAATTGTTGTTGACTTAAGACAATTAATTTGTGAATCATTTGATGATGATGCTGTAAATTTTCCAGTTTCTTTTAAAATTAATGGAAAACCTTCTACTATAATCAAAAAATTATCTTTAGATCAATACGGTATTTTATATGGAATTTATAGTGATGGATCAAGAAAAATGTTAAACCAATTAGCATTATCTGATTTTACAAAAACATCAACTTTAGTAGAAAGCGAACCTGGATTGTGGATAAATGCTGAAACTGCTAATGATATTAATCCAGAAATTATTGGACCTCCAGGTTTAGGTATTTTTGGAACGATAACTCCAGGAGAAATAGAAGGTTCAAATGTTAATCCTGAAAGAGAAATCATTAACATGATTATGGCTCAAAAAAATTTTTTTGCTTCTAAAAAAGCATTAGATATACAAGATAAAATCAATCAAACACTAATTA is a window encoding:
- the tsaB gene encoding tRNA (adenosine(37)-N6)-threonylcarbamoyltransferase complex dimerization subunit type 1 TsaB produces the protein MKSKIKILTIDASFEECSVALFNCGIYQQINQICIKNHTKILIPMIDTILKNNTVTVNQLNLIAFSRGPGNFSSIRIVNSIVQGLSIAYDIPILGVSTLKIIAEHYWKKKNQTVRKFIVCMHANSTTAYLGKYIRSESNVWNTCYSDRLIKKCDIKSIIINNNANFFYIGNVWSNNFSDIHSMNKEVYTIKPYAIDIIPIALLYFQNNITSLMSKNIFPNYINNFI
- the minE gene encoding cell division topological specificity factor MinE; this translates as MSLLDFFISRKKTTAASIAKKRLQIIVAENRKNNIEPKYLPQLKHEIMKVICKYVKIDSNMVKIQFDKKNKDIFILELNIVLPE
- the minD gene encoding septum site-determining protein MinD encodes the protein MDSSRIIVITSGKGGVGKTTSSASIATGLALKGKKTVVIDFDIGLRNLDLIMGCERRVVYDFVNVIQKEATLNQALIKDKRTENLFILPASQTRDKESLTQSGVYFVLQELLDKGFEFIICDSPAGIENGALSAIYFADEAIITTNPEVSSVRDSDRILGMLSSKTKRAKNNELPVKENILITRYNPTRVAKGEMLSIEDVSDILHTPIIGVIPEDNFILKSSNQGIPIILDKTSQSGQAYSDTVNRLLGKNCPLRFIKEEKKSFLRRLFGG
- the minC gene encoding septum site-determining protein MinC, producing the protein MNNKIIEFKGQNFTLLVLCIYSENTELVNIELKKKIKKFPYFFNSSAVVLNVNYLSHTVNWLKIKKILQSFQLKIIGFLGSTDDNLTKKIINSGIPIFSEINKLKKYYQNNFFSFYNEKKKTDFYHLNNTTDNIKIKKKQCIINTPIRSGQKIYAPDSDLVIINNVSAGAEIVSNGNVHIYGALRGRVLAGADGNQNCQIFCTKIFAELVSIAGEYWLMDKIPLELIGKGVRFFLNSKILNIAKLH
- a CDS encoding methyltransferase, with protein sequence MIFNLNSTSEVIFHVKKYFFNKNILITGFIEDDISNYLTANNITISVAKYDLWLFHKNNSTGSIYFRTKLHKNFLKKKNVVIYFWNKNKKESIFDLMYLLSNLSINTQIFLIGKNTSGINTSINIFNKWMTLKKIKFMRKCSLFYGKNFKKYEFHLHNFYSKYCWKNIFIYSLPGVFGYSKVDEGTKLLIDSLQNIKKKKVLDLCCGSGIVSIFILKNFNNIQLTACDNHKNAIISCRINFCINKVYGKIISSDLYSNIKSKFDLIITNPPYHTDLSYNLLMIRKIILKSSNYLTSTGQLMVVLNKSINIKPILHTFIQNYVITKHNNNYIVYTIQKKFFLYPERELNPQSC
- a CDS encoding flagella basal body P-ring formation protein FlgA yields the protein MKYKKVFLFLIIIITLIVGFNVINKKALIPSQDKTINYVQNMKSMFHSLVHKWKNSYHSNDSVINQNLHYDNFYKKTHNFYYFNENAQIAFNHFKQYDFLNTSKLTEESDLKKIGIDKHTNYKFLDSKLNLDKSIIENKISNYIPDIFAPIFNKIMGKDQSVHKNQQLLCVIKGSSFSIVLEGKALNNAKLGEKVVVTLKNGKTFIGEVIIGKRALILI
- the flgB gene encoding flagellar basal body rod protein FlgB, yielding MSLFGIEKELNFLQQKLNLRSLQEELIASNIANVNTPGYKARRIDFKHELKKIINNNIKFNKPLNTIKPKKYCNLKNIHDLIKPDIYFSNQNKNQIGNTVNMDEERINFVKNSLKYQEEIAILNKKIKNIQLVLT
- the flgC gene encoding flagellar basal body rod protein FlgC, producing MSLFNVMNIASSALKTQSNIMKITAENLANVNTIIQQHGRKIPYRSKKIIIKFNPSYEAKIIQNNYKNIGGIKSHIVENPLSKKLVYNPHHPLSDAKGYVLSSDVDIIAENINAMEAARNYESNIEMLNTVKTMILKTLTIGQ
- a CDS encoding FlgD immunoglobulin-like domain containing protein; its protein translation is MVINIADYFPLLSSFPIPQNPYSKNYNFGIPFIDNSNIVVKSLFGFINGGGSRLPNPTSPYFVLNNRETSFKKKHRDIKKTLQNVKDSIKVMEQYIKVRDSQNINTKATLPIYNNFSTNTKIIMMPSDEVIFKKAANFLKIGYQLSDSVDSIFIRIAKKNNEAIVYKKIKPLYIGMHFFNWDGKDASGNVVNPGLYNIKIFAKKGDNIYSIQPLVSKDAMRLN
- a CDS encoding flagellar hook-basal body complex protein is translated as MSYLSNASGINAAMSSIDTIGKNLSNIDIPGFKSEVLPFYDLVPNDYEHNSSVGMGSMTGEKTYNFDTGPHFKTNRALDSAIVSNGFFRLKDANNKLFYSKNGHFLLDKKQNLVNSNGLYVTGYDLTTPVLNFKKTNPINLSKMIKLPGEPTNVIAVKTQINASDPIKFTDKFDPFDSTTFNRMLPMSAYDENGEKYDFNLYLIKKTPTIWKIHSVLKNHRVYNKEFIVQFNPKDGKIISKPYDTILFNKFGSPKTQQIVVDLRQLICESFDDDAVNFPVSFKINGKPSTIIKKLSLDQYGILYGIYSDGSRKMLNQLALSDFTKTSTLVESEPGLWINAETANDINPEIIGPPGLGIFGTITPGEIEGSNVNPEREIINMIMAQKNFFASKKALDIQDKINQTLINLK